A segment of the Lolium perenne isolate Kyuss_39 chromosome 3, Kyuss_2.0, whole genome shotgun sequence genome:
ACTGGCTCCTCCACCTGTGTTCCGCAGCCTCTTCGTCTCCTCCAACCAGACCACAACGAATTCCCACCACCGGCTATTCTTTTCTAATTCCCCACGAGCACAACTGGCTGCTACTCTGCTCGTTCACGGTTCACCACCAGCTGAAGATGCGAACCTGGAAAGGAAATCGCTGAATCGTCCAGCTGTGCATACGCCAATGTCATGACTTCCAAGACAGTTTCGCTGTACGGTACACCTTGGAAATGAAGATCGATGCCATGCAAAATACTtctctaagagcatgtctaaaagACCCATTAAAAGAGCCAAACCTATATAATAACCGCCAAAATAAGGGGTTGGACGCTACCTGGTCATCTAGTAGACCCCGTAAAATAGGCTTCCGTGTCAATTTTTTATAGTTTTGGCTATGAGGCGGCTCTTCGCCCCTTACCTGTACGGGGCGGGAGGCTGAATACAGAGCCAACCCCTCATCCTATTTCACTAGGGCGCGCGGATATTTCAGAATTCCCAACCGttttccccgcgccgccgccatagCCACCCACGCGCCGCCGCTGAAAACAGAATATTTCGTAggattctgttttacggggtggggatacgggtcTGCTAGCTCAGACAAGTTTTCGGCCGGCGGAAAGTGAATACAGGACCatctactcgcgttttaaggaGCAGAAAAATAAGGGatttgttagacatgctctaattaTATGAAGCAGATCGTCTGTATTAGGGAAGTAACTTCACTTTAGAAGACGAGCACACAATGGGTTAGGCACAATACACAGCTGCCACCCTTGTTTTGCCCCAACAtagaataattgaagaaagaaatATCATGAAAACCCATGCCCCCTAAAGCCTTTGGTGTCAACAATCATATCAAGGATTTCTAGTGCATTTTCTTCCTCCCATTCTCAACTCCCCACCATATGTTAGAAATCACCGATTTAATCCTTTCACATGCGGCAACTAGGAGTTCAAACAAGTCTTGACAAAAGTAGGGATAACTAATTACCTTAAGTAAGGCCTTATTTCCAGCCCTTGACAACGATCTATCAGACAAGCCATTGATATATCTCCAATTTTTTTCATAGAGAAACTTAAAGGTGGCAGCTAGCGAGCGACCCACAGATGTAGGCATCCCTAGATATAAATCAATCATTGCGGACCTCGTTGTACTTCCAACCTCTCTTTCACCCTTTCCTTCACCTTGGTCGGAGCAATGCTAACATAAAAAAGGAAGACGACTTACCGAGGTTAACTTTCTGGGCAGAACCATCACAATAAATCTTGAGAGTTTTTTTTAGGGAATCCACACTCCTATTATCGCTTCTTGCAAAGAAAATGGTGCCACATGCAAATACTAAATCCCAACGAGTATGGTAAAAGAGTGTCGGGAACCCATCGAGCCAAGCGCCTTGGTGGGACCGCAGCCTCAATTTCTCATCGGTATATAGTTTGCATAAATCAGTGTTCATATCTATTAAAACCTTGATGGGAATAGCATCAAGAACTGCATCTAGtaaggtactccctccgtcccacgaaACATGTTGAATGTTTGTCAAAATTTAGACGTATCTATTACTATTTAGTGCCTAGAAACATCCAAATTTTCGCAAACTTTCAACATGTTTTGTGGGACGGAGGGAATACAATTTTTAGAGGAAAAAAGTTATTCATAAAAACTTCAACATAGAAGAAAACAACCCGAACTACCATATGTTTTTTAGGGCATAAAAATGTTAGCCTTGGTATGGTATCCTACGAAACTTTTTTTTAGCGGTGGTATCCTACGCTTAAACAATCAACTACTTCGTGTAAGCCCAGCTGCTACTACGGCCCATGCGACTAGAGGTAGGTAGAGTCTTCCGTAAGGGTTTACTGTTCGCTTCATCTCCTTCATCGATTCCTCCTCTTTTCCCCATATCCTGCTCTCTAACCCTACAAAAACAGGAGCAGCAGCAGACATCAATCCTCTACAAAAACCGCTGGGGACGGGGAGAGTTGCAACTACCTAGCCCCCCCTGGAGAACGCTTGCCATGGCCCATGCCGGCTTCCGTACCAAGCCGTTGATGTCCGCCTCCACCATCTTCGCTGCCAGGGCGAGAGGGTACCACCTTCTCACGGTCGACGGTTACTCCTGCACCAAGGATCTCCCCACAGGAAAGTCCCTCCAATCGCACCAGTTCACCGTCGGCGGCCATCGTTGGCACATCAATTACTACCCAAACGGCGAAGAATCAGAATCTGCAGATTACATATCTATTTTCCTCTTTCTCGACGAGGATGCCAACACAGAGGTGAAGGCTCAGCATAGTTTCCGTCTCGTCGACAAGGTGGAGGAGCAAGCACCTTCTCTGACGTCGGTAGTTGCCAAGAACTTTGCAGGCAAGAGCGGCTGGGGGACTGCaaagttcatcaaaagggaaGCCTTTGAGAAGTCCAAGTATCTCAGCGTAGACTCTTTCGCTATCAGGTGTGACATCGTAGTCATCGATGAGTTCCGCACCGAAATGGCCAAGACCTCTGGTACAAAGTTTGTCACCGTGCCCCCATCCGACCTGAACCAGCACCTCGGTGATCTCCTCAACACCAAGAAGGGAGCCGATGTAGTGTTTGAGGTCGGCGATGAGAAGTTCCCTGCGCACCGGTGGCTGCTCGCGGCCCGATCGCCAGTCTTCAGCGCGGAGCTTTTTGGCTCAATGAAGGAGGGTGATGCTGCGGGTGTTGTACACATAACTGACATGCAGCCACAAGTGTTCAAAGCTTTGCTTCGTTTCGTCTACACTGACTCGTTACCAGAGACCAAAACAGAAGAGGACGAGGAAGATGTCATGTGCCAACATCTGCTTGTCGCGGCAGATAGGTATAACATGGAGAGGCTGAAGCTTATCTGTGAGGAAAAATTATGCGAGTACATCGATGTAGGCAGCGTTGCTACCATCCTGGCACTTGCTGAGCAGCACCATTGTGTTGGGCTGAAGAAGGCATGCTTTGATTTTCTCAGCTGCCCGGCAAATCGGAGCGCAGTCGTGGCCACTGAGGGCTTCCAGCATGTCTATAGGAGTTGTCCTTCTGTTGTGATGGAGCTGATTGCCATGCCCTCGAGACCTTTAGCCCAGTGATGCCCAGTATTCTAGCAATGGTAGTTCATGATTTCTAGACTTTGTGAATTACGTTGTCAAGCGTTTCCATGGcctgccaaaacatcttatattgaGGAACAAGGGTAGTAGTTATCTTGTTTTAGCAATTGTTTACTGGTTTCTGGACCTTTTGAGTTACATCACACAGTTCTGTTGGTATGTCATATACTCTTTGTTTTTTAAGAGATGCGAAGTGGCATCACTTTGTTTTGTCTTGATAATTGGTTGCATTCCTGCAAGCTTACAAAGCAATCGGGGAAGGCTTTGTTATCAGGTTGCTTTGCTGAATGCTGATCATATCTCCAGAAGTGATAGTTCCCTGGTGGTTATGTTAATAAGAATGGCTTGGTTACCATTTTGCTATTCGATATCTTCATTGTTGTTCGTTTCATCTCCACTAGTACTTGCAAATAATTTCCATTTatccttgtccatatgcaacccaAACTTTACACAAGTTCGGAAATGTATAAGGAAGGAATCTTGTTACCATGATTTTTGAGAGAATCGCCATGTTATGGTACATCAATACTTAAGTCAATTATCCATAGTCCCGAGCAGTGGTTATTGTGATATTGCAACAGCTTACGCCACAATTATAAATTGTTGCCTACAATTATAAACTGTTGCATAATCAACATGAGGCTTTGCTCTTGGTCTTTGATCAACGATGCGTATTAAGAGTATGATTTATCTTCACATTTGGGATCCCTTGGCTTAAAATCCGTATAGATTCGGACTATAATTGTCAATGCTAGCCATCAAATGTGTCAACTCATCATCATTGTCTAGCTTGGCCTTTTTTTGTGCTCTAGTGCTGGAGGAATCACCAATGTTCCCCCTTGGGAATAAGAAAAGGAAGTGTAAACTCTTCCACAATTGAAGCAGAAGTGTCAGTTCCGCCATTGGCATGTTCATTCTCGGTCACATTTACAGCAAGAGGATCACCCCAACTCTTAGCATATACATATACACCCAAAGCCATACCATTACCTAAGCTTGCGGCAAATCTTGTGATAGCCAATTGGGGTGTTGAAGAAGTCAGCGTCACTGTGCTTGTAGTTTTGATGGTCTTCCCACATTTTGACGGCAAGCGCTTGTCTGAACTTAACTATTTGGCTATGGTCATGTATTTCCCCCCTTTGCAAACTAGGGGGTTTAGGTTTGcaattactctctggcaggatGAAGCAATCAATGCCTTAGGAAATAACCCAGTTGTGGAGGATGACAAAAACCATCACAACATCCACTTGAGTAGAAAAGGGGAAGAATGGGATTCCATCATCAAGAAATTTAAATCTCTGCTTCAGTGATGAGAACGCACGTTCTGCGGTCACTTGTAGAGCTGAGTGCCTACGATTGAACAATTCCCTTGCATATTGCAAATGATTATTCCCCCACTCATTCGAGTGATATGTCGCACCGCGGAAAGGTGGCAGAAAACCAGGTTTGGCTCCATCTACAGCATCCACTAGGTAGAATTTCCCTAAAATATCAGGAACACATATGAGCACCTAAGGTGGCATCGCACAGTACTAAGTACTAGTAATAACTATATGGAGATATCACGCTAGAACAGATTTATTACCATGAGGAACATGTAAGCCGATTGCCATAGCTCGCGGGGGAGGGGTTCAGTTTGTCCGTGGTCCGTGAGAATTCTTTCTCGGTTTCCCGTTTCGTCCTGTCGCTCCCGCGAGCGCAGGGCGAAACCCTCGCCTCCCCCCAACCTCCAGCCCCTCCTCCCCATGTCCCTCCCTCGCCTCCGCCAGAGggcgtcgccgggcaaagcctCGGGGCGCCGACGGCGGCGGGGCTTCTCTCTCCtccgcgtggctgtggtggcacgGGCTGGCGCGGTCGGCGGGGGCGCCGTGCTCGAAGTCTggcgcggcggcgcggtggcctgACCACGGCGTGGTGAAGACACAACGACGGCGGGGTGGCGGCGCTGCTTCTGCTAGCTGGTGCGGCCCTGCGGCGGCGTGCCCGTGGCCAGGGGTGGCGACGGCGGGCCCAGATATGGGCCTGCGGGCCTAGGTCTAGGCCTCATCTGGGCTGCCTCGGGTGGGCGGCCCCGATGCGTCTAGTCGACGAGCGGCGAGGGCGCTGgttcgtccccccccccccccccccccatgtcCTGCGGCGGGCATCGTGGTGGGTGCCTCGGTCCGGCGTCCTCGACTCCTCAGGATgtgaggcggcggcgggcggcgtctGCGGCGTGGATCTACGGTTCACGTCGGTTCCGGAGGTAGTAGCTGATGCCCTTGACTACTGCTCACCTTTTCCCCACCTCCCGAACGAAAGTCCAAAATCTCGCTGATTGGGCGGCGGCGACGCACGGCTGCGCCGTGACCTTCTTGGAGGCGCCACCTGGGGAGGTTTGGGTAGGGTGGCGGAGCTGAAGGTTGAATCTTTTGGGCAATGCTGGTTCATGAGCAGCTGCGGCGATCTTTGGCCCGTATGCGTGTGTCGACGGCAGTCTGCCCCGTCCTCTGCaggtgatcccggcggatttctcGTCGCTGGGGGGTGTCCAAGTGCTCGGCAGTGTGGCAGGTCTGGTGTGATCTTCGTCAAGGTAATCTTTCTCCAGGGCGGCGCCGGGTCCGGTGCCCAACACCTCTGCaactctcgggtgagcttctctcATGTCCGATGGTTCGACGCCTTCGAGCCAGGCGAGAGGGCAGGGGACCTCTTCGGCATGAGAACAGGTTGGTGCCTCGGGTGCTGTAGTCCTGGTTGTTCTCCTCGGATTAAAGACTACAACTCTGCTTCGGGCAGTGCCTCGCCGTGCCTCCAGCTGGTGTCCTTGGTGCCGAACAACGGCGGTCTGCACTTCTGCAAGCTTGTCTCGCTCTTAGTGCAGTGTTGTAATTCGTTCTGTGTGTATCCTTGTATCTGAAGAAAAGCACAGAGAATGAAGGGAAATGATTGATTCTATTGATTGTGACTGTGGGGTATTTATAGGTCCCCAACAGGTGCTTACAATGCCGGTTACAAGGTTTGGGTCGCTTCCAAAAGGTGTAGCGACTGTTCGGTGTAGACAGCGTTTGGACAACGCGATATTTCTAACTGCCAGGTAGTTTTTCTAATAGAAATCCTAACTGCCTTATTAGCCTAATTACAACGCTAATTTATTACTAACACTCCCCCTTGGACAATGCTGTCTTCAAAATCTTATATGCTTTGTAATTATCCATTGCGTCTTGAATGCGAACGTCCTGATAGTCCTAAGTCTTGTAAGAACGTGATTTTCTTCAATCCAATCCATGTATGTCCTCCAAAAATCCTGTGAAAAATATAAGGAGAATATAGAAATCCGATATACCGTTGGTATAATAATTGTATCATTAAAACCTATATAAGAAATCCGTTGGAGAACTCATAAGGAAAAATACAATATATTGTTATCGGATCATAAATAGTAAGTTCAGTCATGGGAAATTTCTCCCCCTGAACTTTGCAAATTTCTAAGTCGTCTCATACCAATGCCATAAATGCATTTTTGAAATGCAGCTGCTGGTAAAGATTTAGTGAACAAATCTGCAAGATTGTCACATGATTTTGTTTGCAAAATATCAATTTCTCCATTTTTCTGTAATTCATGAGGAAAGAACAGTTTTGGAGCAATATGTTTTGTGATATTACTTTTAATATATTCCATATGCATTTGAGCAACACATGCAGCATTATCTTCATAGATAATAGTTGGTGATTCTAATGAACCTATACCACATGAGGTCTGGATGTGATTAATCACTCTGCGAAGCCATACACACTCACGTGAAGCTTCATATAATGTAATTATTTCAGAGTGGTTAGTGGAGGTTGCTACTAAAGTCTGTTTTGTTGACTTCCATGAGATAGCGGTTCCACCATATAAAAATACAAATCCAGTTTATGATCTAGCATTATGGGGCTCAGAAAGATAGCCAGCATCAGTATAGCCAGTTAAAGTCATGTCTTGATTTTTCTGATAGAACAAACCAAGATCTTTAGTACCTTGTAAATACCTGAAGATATTTTTCACTCCAGCCCAATGGCGTTTTGTTGGAGCTGCACTGTGTCTAGGCAGTAAATTTACTGCGAAGGCAATATCTGGTCTAGTACAATTAGCAAGGTACATTAGTGCTCCTATCAAACTAAGGTATGGAAACTCAGATCCCAATACATCTTCGTTATCATCCCTAGGTCTAAAAGGATCCTTTTCCATATCAAGGGATCTAACGACCATGGGTGTTTTGGATGGATATGATTTATCCATATTGAATTTTTCCAAAACTTTCTGAATATATGCGGGCTGATAAACGAGTATTCCTGAGGAAAGATGCTCAAGTTGTAAACCTAAGCAGAATTTGGTTTTTCccaaatccttcatctcaaactccgtCATTAAATGATTGCGTGCTACAGATATATCTGCCGCGTTACCAATAATGTTGAGGTCATCAACATAAACTGAGATGATGCAAAATCCTTTTGAGGATTTCTTAATGAAAACGCATGGGCAATCATCATTATTTGAGTATCCTTTCTGAAGAAGGAACTCACTAAGCCGGTTATACCACATTTTACCCGACTGCTTTAAGCCATAGAGTGACTTTTGTAATTTTACACAATACATGTTACGATTTATATTTGGATTAGGGATTTTAAGTCCATCAGGGACTTTCATATAAATATCCGCATCGAGTGACCCATATAGATATGTGGTCACTACATCCATTAACTGCATTGATAAATTCATTTGTACTGCCAATGATATTAAGTATCGACACGTAATTCCACTCATTACAGGAGAATATGTATCGTCGTAGTCGATACCGGGTCTCTGCGTAAACCCTTGTGCTACTAGTCTCACTTTATATCTCACCACCTCATTATTTTCGTTCCTTTTTCGAACGAAAACCCATTTAGCTCCCACAGGGAAGACTTTTTGAGGAGTAGGTATTACTTTAGAGAATACCTCTCTTTTATTAAGCGAGCGCAATTCTGCCTCAATTGCCTCCTTCCATTTAGGCCAATCCAAGCGCTTCAGGCACTCTTTCATAGATTTTGGCTCTGGATCCAGTTGAAGGGTTTTAGCAATTTTAGAGGAGAAATATGTGTCGACAATTGTAgtctttctattatatgattctcCCGAATCGATATAGTTTATGGAAATTTCATTAGTTTCTTCAGGCACCGTGTGATTTCCCATAACAACGGAGTTTGGTTGTTTCGATGTCCCAGCATTAGAATTTTTGTGCACATTTATGCTAGGTTCTTGATGTTGAACATCATCTTGGTGTCTATCAACTTCAGGTTGATTTGCATTTACCGTCATAGATTTTCTTTGTTTCCGCGGTGGGTTTGGAGAAGCCTTTTCCCTTGAGACCAGATTTCTTCCCCTTTTATTTGTAATTGGGAGTTGAGTAGTTTTATTTGGTACCTCTACTCGTACTGGTGCATTGACTGCAGGGATATATGATTTAGTGACACCTTTGTGATCAGTAAATGCATCTGGCAAGTTATTTGCAAAGTGTTGCAAATCTATTATTCTCTGAACTTCAGATTCAGATTCTTTAGTACGTGGATCTAAGGATTGGATGTCTGTTACATTCCAATCTATTTCCTGGCATTCTTTGTGGTTTGTTTCTCCCCCTAATGCCGGGAAATGATCCTCATCAAAAATTGAATCAGCGTACCGGGCTGTAAACAGGTCCCCTGTTAGGGGTTCTAAATATTTTATAATTGACGGAGATTTATATCCCACATATATTCCAATTTTTCTATGGGGGCCCATGGATGTATGCTGCGGTGGTGATATCGGTacgtgatacgcgtacatcacgcgaccgttgggaaccccaagaggaaggtgtgatgcgtacagcggcaagttttccctcagtaagaaaccaaggtttatcgaaccagtaggagccaagaagcacgttgaaggttgatggcggcggagtgtagtgcggcgcaacaccagggattccggcgccaacgtggaacctgcacaacacaaccaaagtactttatcccaacgtaacagtgaggttgtcaatctcaccggcttgctgtaacaaaggattagatgtatagtgtggatgatgattgtttgcagaaaacagtagaacaagtattgcagtagattgtattcgatgttaagaatggaccggggtccacggttcactagaggcgtctctcccataagaataagcatgttgggtgaacaaattacagttggtcaattgacaaataaagagggcatgaccatgcacatacatgatatgatgagtattgtgagatttaattgggcattacgacaaaatacatagaccgctatccagcatgcatctatgcctaaaaagtccacattcaggttatcatccgaaccccttccagtattaagttgcaaacaatagacaattgcattaagtatggtgcgaaatgtaatcaacaactacatccttagacatagcatcgatgttttatccctaatggcaacagcacatccacaaccttagaactttctgtcactgtcccagatttaatggaggtatgaacccactatcgagcataaatactccctcttggagttactagcaaaaacttggccagagcccctactaataacggagagcatgcaagatcataaacaacacatagataatagattgataatcaatagagcatagtattctctatccatcggatcccaacaaacacaacatgtagcattacagatagatgatcttgatcatgttaggcagctcacaagacccgacaatgaagcacaattaggagaagacgaccatctagctactgctatggacccatagtccaggggtgaactactcactcatcactccggaggcgaccatggtagtgaagagtcctccgggagatgattcccctctccggcagggtgccggaggcgatctcctgaatcccccgagatgggattggcggcggcggcgtctctggaaggtttttcgtatcgtggctctcggtactgggggtttcgcgacgaagaccttaagtaggcggaagggcggagtcggaggcgtcacgggggccccacacgctagggccgcgcgggcccccctgggccgcgccgccctagtgtggcggcgcctcgtggccccacttcgtctctccctcggacttctggaagcttcgtggcaaaataggcccctgggcgttgatttcgtccaattccgagaatatttccttactaggatttctgaaaccaaaaacagcagaaaaacaaagaatcggctcttcggcatcttgttaataggttagtgccggaaaatgcataaatatgacataaagtatgcataaaacatatagatatcatcaataatgtggcatggaacataagaaattatcgatacatcggagacgtatcagcatccccaagcttagttcctgctcgtcccgagtaggtaaacgataacaaagataatttctggagtgacatgccatcataatcttgatcatactattgtaagcacatgtaatgaatgcagcgatcaaagcaatggtaaatgacatgagtaaacaaatgaatcatatagcaaagacttttcatgaatagtactttcaagacaagcatcaataagtcttgcataagagttaactcataaagcaataattcaaagtataggtatcgaagcaacacaaaggaagattaagtttcagcggttgctttcaacttgtaacatgtatatctcatggatattgtcaacataaagtaatataataagtgcaatatgcaagtatgtaggaatcaatgcacagttcacacaagtgtttgcttcttgagatggagagaaataggtgaactgactcaacataaaagtagaagaaaggctcttcgcagagggaagcatcgattgctatatttatgctagagctttgattttgaaaacaagaaacaattttgtcaacggtagtaataaagcatatgtgttatgtaaattatatcctacaagttgcaagcctcgtgcatagtatactaatagtgcccgcaccttgtcctaattagctcggattacctggattatcaccgcaatacatatgttttaaccaagtgtcacaaaggggtacctctatgccgcctgtacaaaggtctaaggagaaagctcgcattggatttctcgcttttgattattctcaacttagacatccataccgggacaacatagacaacagataatggactcctctttaatacttaagcattcaacaacaattaatttttctcatatgagattgaggatatttgtccaaaactgaaacttccaccatggatcatggctttagttagcggcccaatgttcttctctaacagtatgcatgctcaaaccattcaactcatggtaaatcgcccttacttcagacaagacggacatgcatagcaactcacatgatattaaacaaagagtagttgatggcgtccccaggaacatggttatcgcacaacaagcaacttaataagagataaaatgcataagtacatattcaataccacaatagtttttaggctatttgtcccatgagctatatattgcaaaggtgaaggatagaaatttaaaggtagcactcaagcaatttactttggaatggtggagaaataccatgcagtaggtaggtatggtggacacaaatggcatagtggttggctcaaggattttggatgcatgagaagtattccctctcgatacaaggtttaggctagcaaggttatttgaaacaaacacaagtatgaagcggtacagcaaaactcacataaaagacatattgtaaacattataagactctataccgtcttccttgttgttcgacccttactagaaattatctagatcttagagagaccaattatgcaaaccaaattttagcaagctctatgtatttcttcattaataggtgcaaagtatatgatgcaagagcttaaacatgtgcacaacaattgccaagtatcaaattatccaagatattttaccaattactacatgtagcatttcccgtttccaaccatataacaatttaacgaagaagattcaaccttcgccatgaatactatgagtaaagcctaaggacatatttgtcaatatgcaacagcggagcgtgtctctctctcacacaatgaatgctaggatccattttattcaaacaaaacaaaaacaaaaataaaaagacgctccaagcaaagtacataagatgtgatggaataaaaatatagtttcactagaggaacctgataatgttgtcgatgaagaaggggatgccttgggcatccccaatcttagacgcttgagtcttcttgaaatatgcaggggtgaaccaccggggcatccccaagcttagagcttttactctccttgatcatattgtatcatcctcctctcttgatccttgaaaacttcctccacaccaaactcaaaacaactcattagagggttagtgcacaatcaaaattcacatgttcagaggtgacataatcattcttaacacttctggatattgcacaaagctactgaaagttaatggaatcaaaaaatccatcaagcatagcaaaacaggcaatgcgaaataaaaggcagaatctgtcaaaacagaacaatccgtaaagacgaatttctaagagtcaccagacttgctcaaatgaaaattctcaaattaaatgaaagttgcatacatatctgaggatcactcacgtaaattggcataattttctgagttacctacagagaattaggcccagattcgtgacagcaaataaatctgtttctacgcagtaatccaaatctagtatgaaccttactatcaatgactttacttggcacaacaatgcaacaaaactaagataaggagagattgatacagtagtaaaaacttccaagactcaaataaaaaataaaggtgcagtagtaaaatcatgggttgtctcccataagcgcttttctttaacgcctttcagctaggcgcagaaagtgtgtatcaagtattatcaagagacgaagcatctacagcgggggtttgagttttctcaactatgcattgtatcttatctatgtaagtttcagaggctcccttttcattacccttaggcttgctactctcatcaaacaaatcttcaggaacaatccaatcaaaattcttttctagtgcctcgcacattcccaagagcttgcaaggtattgatgttttaatatccccctcataattaaccttattagtgtacttttgtctatccttttccatcttttcaagggtgctagcaaagtttgtacaagagccaagcatattatatttagtaaagacctttctagcttctcttgctacatcaccaaattctttaagaagggtttctaggacaaaatctttcttctctccttcttcca
Coding sequences within it:
- the LOC127339443 gene encoding BTB/POZ and MATH domain-containing protein 3-like, with translation MSASTIFAARARGYHLLTVDGYSCTKDLPTGKSLQSHQFTVGGHRWHINYYPNGEESESADYISIFLFLDEDANTEVKAQHSFRLVDKVEEQAPSLTSVVAKNFAGKSGWGTAKFIKREAFEKSKYLSVDSFAIRCDIVVIDEFRTEMAKTSGTKFVTVPPSDLNQHLGDLLNTKKGADVVFEVGDEKFPAHRWLLAARSPVFSAELFGSMKEGDAAGVVHITDMQPQVFKALLRFVYTDSLPETKTEEDEEDVMCQHLLVAADRYNMERLKLICEEKLCEYIDVGSVATILALAEQHHCVGLKKACFDFLSCPANRSAVVATEGFQHVYRSCPSVVMELIAMPSRPLAQ